One Littorina saxatilis isolate snail1 linkage group LG14, US_GU_Lsax_2.0, whole genome shotgun sequence genomic region harbors:
- the LOC138947180 gene encoding uncharacterized protein, protein MIAGEPAYEMAETGPDRAPSLHLGHEEIKQTNLGRHERQKGRSLRKHASLQQNEVDGSSTTLQDSDCLSDGVEEELLHEQSVQVDFTSEPITALNDEVNCLREENQSLKELLDAKQMNQKAFEGNDDMVKYYTGLPSFAMLTVLLGIVQPHLPQGNRRVLSPFKMLLITLMRLRLNLPVQHIAYMFGLHRSTVTNTFVETMNVLYERLVGLIHWPDRQSMHDSMPHEFIEAFGRNVAVIIDCFEIFIEKPSNCRARSETWSNYKHNHTMKYLIGITPQGVISFLSKGWGGKASDKMITKNSGFLNHLLPGDKVLADRGFDIEEIVGLACAEVKIPAFTREKCQMHSQDIEQTRKIAHLRIHVERLIGNVVMKYTILSSTIPINLILPCEGEDVTFLDKIVVVCCALTNICVQVWCDCV, encoded by the coding sequence ATGATTGCAGGTGAGCCAGCGTACGAGATGGCAGAAACTGGCCCAGACCGGGCCCCATCATTGCACCTGGGACATGAGGAAATCAAGCAGACCAACCTTGGCCGACATGAGCGACAAAAAGGGAGATCTTTGCGGAAACATGCGTCGCTGCAGCAGAATGAAGTTGACGGATCTTCAACAACTCTGCAAGATTCCGACTGTCTGTCTGATGGCGTTGAGGAAGAGTTGTTACATGAACAGTCTGTGCAGGTAGACTTTACTTCTGAACCAATTACTGCACTGAATGATGAAGTTAATTGTCTCAGAGAAGAAAATCAATCCTTGAAGGAATTGCTTGATGCAAAGCAAATGAACCAGAAGGCATTTGAGGGCAATGATGACATGGTGAAGTACTACACAGGTCTCCCGAGCTTTGCAATGCTAACAGTTCTTCTTGGCATTGTTCAGCCTCATCTCCCACAGGGCAATAGGAGAGTGCTTTCACCGTTCAAGATGCTGCTCATAACTTTGATGAGGTTGCGTCTAAATCTCCCTGTCCAGCACATTGCATACATGTTTGGATTGCATCGTTCCACTGTGACAAACACTTTTGTGGAAACCATGAATGTTCTGTATGAACGCTTAGTGGGACTTATTCACTGGCCAGATAGGCAGTCTATGCATGACAGCATGCCACATGAGTTCATTGAGGCCTTTGGAAGAAATGTTGCTGTGATCATTGACTGCTTTgagatttttattgaaaaacctTCAAATTGTAGGGCTCGCTCAGAGACATGGTCAAATtataaacacaaccacaccatGAAATATCTCATAGGCATAACACCACAGGGGGTTATTTCATTTCTGTCGAAGGGGTGGGGAGGGAAGGCAAGTGATAAGATGATAACAAAAAATAGTGGATTTCTGAATCATCTGTTACCAGGAGACAAAGTGCTAGCAGATCGCGGCTTTGATATAGAGGAAATTGTAGGTCTTGCATGTGCAGAGGTGAAAATCCCTGCATTTACTAGGGAAAAGTGTCAGATGCATTCCCAGGACATTGAGCAGACAAGGAAAATTGCACATTTAAGGATCCATGTTGAACGTTTAATTGGCAATGTTGTAATGAAATATACCATTCTGAGTAGTACTATCCCCATCAATCTAATACTGCCTTGTGAAGGCGAGGATGTAACATTCCTTGACAAAATAGTGGTTGTTTGCTGTGCCTTGACCAACATATGTGTCCAAGTGTGGTGTGATTGTGTTTGA